CTGAAGGTAGTTGTAATAATATTTAGcctatacattattattttactagGTTTCAAATTAGGTTACACTAATgtagttttcataaaatatagtttatgaaCCATTATTTTACTAGGTTTTAAATTAAGTTACACTGATGTAGTTgtgtaaaaatttatataaactattatcttaatatgttttaaattagttaCACTGAATGTAGAAACGATGAAAtctagtatataaacaattatattaatatgtttcaAATTAGGTTATGCTGAATGTAgttgttataaaatttagtatataaaccattattttaatagttttcaaaCTTGGTTACACTAAATGTAGTTGTGataaaatttagatttaaaacCGTTATTTCAGTAGTGTTCAAATTATGTTACAGTGAATGTAGTTTTGACACAATttggtatataaaacattattttattatgtttcaacTTAGATACACGTAATGTAgctgtattaaaagttagtatataaatcaatattttaccTGCTTTGGAATTACGTTACACTGAACGTGGTTGTCATAAAATGTAGTACATAAActattatattactgtttaaaattatgttacaaaGAATGTAGCTGTGATAAAATttagtatataaattattattaataggtTTCAAATTTGATATACTGAATCAACTATTTAtcaaactttgtatataaattattattttaacaattttggaATTATGTTACACTGAATGTAGTTTTGATAAAATGTGGTAGATAAACCATTATCTTAAAATGTTACAATGAATATACTTGcgataaaatttagtaaataaaatattattttaatagccTTCAAATTAGTTACTCTGAATGTAGCGAGGAACTTAGAAAATAACCCACTAGTTCTATAGGTTTTCAATTAAATTACACTGAATGTTGTTGTGATTAAATTTGGAATATGAACCATTATCCTTATAGGTTAGAAATTATATTACACTTAATGTAGTTGTGATGAAATTTAGtacatgaataattattttattaggtttCAATCATGGTCACACTAAACGAAGTTGTGATAAAATGTAGTACATAAACCATTATCTTAATAGGTTAGAAATTAAGTTACAAAGAAAACAGTTgcgattgaattttgtattttaatatttttcaaattagatACACTGAATGTACTTGTCATAAAATTTAGTAtacaaaccattattttaacagttttgatacTAGGTCATACTGAATGTAGTTctgataatttgtaaataaacaatattcttaCTAGGTTTAAAATTACGTCACGCCAAATGTTGTTGTGACAAAAATTTAGtacataaaccattatttaaaaattttcaaatacgTGTTGAATTAATGTAGCTGTAGTGAAATTTAGCATATAAACCGTTATATTATTAGGTTTAAAATTAGTTGTGCTCAATTTAGTGATATAATTTAGTGCATGAACTATTATTCTAATAGGTTTCAAATAAGGTTACACTTAACTAGCTGAGATAAAAGTTAGTatatgaactattattttattggtTTCAAATTAGGTTACACTTAAAGTAGatgttataaaatatagtatataaactattatcttAATAGGTtttaaattagtgaaactaaaaGTATTGATAGAATGtactatataaaaattatttaatacgtTTTAAATTAGGTTACACTGCATGTAGTTCTGAAAATATTTAGTACATAAATCATTTTCCAAGAGGTTTCAAATTAGGGTACACTTAATGTAATTGCGATAAAAGTTAGTATATAAACCGTTATTTAGTTAACAGATTTGGTATTAGGATACACTGAATGTGGTTCTGATTttatttagtatataaacaattatcgTAATAAATTTTCAGTTAGGTTACACTGataaaattatgtatgtaaaaattatCTCAGTAGGTTTCAAATTAGGATACAATAAGAGTAGTTGTGgtaaaatttagtatttaaaccattattttaacagGTTTCAAATTAGGGGCACTGAAGATagtaatagttttgtttgtttgtttgtttgtttttggaatttcgcacaaagccactcgagggctatctgtgctagccgtccctaatttagcaatgtaagactagagggaaggcagctagtcatcaccacccaccgccaactcttgagctactcttttaccaacgaatagtgggattgaccgtcacattataacgcccctatggctgaaagggcgagcatgtttggcgaacccgcgaccctcagattacgagtcgcacgccttaacacacttcgccatgccgggcccttagaATTTAGTATATAACGCATCTTGTCAATAGAGGTCAATTAAAATTTTCACTGAATGTAGTTGTGATAAAATTTAGCATATTAACCATTATTTTACTTGGTtggaaatttgtttaaaataaatgtagttgtGATAAATTTTCATAAGTCaaccattattttaatagtttgtaaTATAGGTTACACTGACTGTAGTTGTGATAATATTtaatagataatattttaatagttttgaaattaggtaaatttaatttaattgtgataaaagttagtatataaaccattattttaacaagttttaaattaGGTTACACTGAATTTAGTTGtgataaaatttagtattttttccattattttaacaagtttgaTATTAGATTACAGTTACACTGAACCTACTAGTGATAAAATGTAGTActtaaaccattattttaattgGTATGAAATTAGGTTACACCGAATGCAGTTGGATTAAAATTTAGTATATAAACCATTTTTAAAAGGATTCAAATTACGTACACTGAATGTAGCGATAGAACTTTGTATCAAAACTATTGTTTTGACAGATTTAAAATTAGGTTACAGTAAAGTTGGTTGTGATAAAGTGTAGTATGTAAACGATCATTATTTTAATACGATTTAAAATTTCGTTAAACAGAATTTAATTGCGataaaatatagtatataaaccattatctTAACAGTTTTCAAATTAGGTTACAATGAATGTAGTGATAGAATTTATTATATAAGCCATATTTTTAATAGGTTTCAAATTACGTTACACTGAATGTGGTTCTGAAAACATTAATGCATAAGCCATAAtcttaattgttttttaattatgttactcTAAATGTAGTTGTGACAAAAGTTAGAACATGAACCATTATTTTAATAGGTTTCAAATAAGGTACAATAAATGTAGGCATTGAATTTAGTATATAAACTGTTATTATAACAGGTTTCAAATTATATTACACTGAATATAGTGTGATAAAATTTAGTACATAAACAATTTCTCTAATAGGTTTCAAATTAGTTTACACTCAAAGAAATTGTGATAAGCTTTAgtacataaaccattattttaataggTGTGAAATTGGATAACATTTTGTGTAGTTGCgataaaaaaatttttattttaataggtGACAAACTATGTTAATAAGATATTCTAAATGTAGTGTTAGAATTTACTATATAACCCATTATTTAATAGCTTTCAAATTAGGTTACAGTGAAATGTAGttcaaataaaatttagaatataaACCATTGTTTTAACAGGTTTGAAATTAGATTACACTGAATGTAGTTGTGATGAACTGTAGTATATAAACcatcaatattttaatagttttaaaattcgAGTACACAATGtacttgtgataaaatatattatgtaaatttttattttaattgttttcaaattaggTTACACTGAATCCAATGGTGAAAAAATTTAGTATGTGATCCATTATATTAACAGGTTTCAAATTAGGTTACACTGAATGTAGTTCtgataaaatttattacataaaccaTTATCATAATAGGTTTGAAATTACGTTATTCTAAATGTAGTTGtgataaaaattagtatttaaaccattattttgaTACGTTTGAAATGAGGTTACACAGAATATGAATGTGATAGTATTTAgtatataaactattatcttAATAGAATTTAAATTAGGTTACACTGAATGTACTTGTGTTAACATTTagtatatatatctttatcataatatttttcaaattaggGACACTGAAAGTAGAGATAGGATTTAGTATATAAACCATTACTTTAATAGCTTTAAACTTAGGTTACACTGAATATAGTTGTAGTAATATTTATTgcataaaccattattttaatatgaGTGGAATTAGGTTACACTTAGTGtagatgtgataatattttgtatttaattcattATCTTAATACGTTTTATATTAGGCTACACTGAATGTAATGAAAAATTTAGTATATAAACCagtttttcatacatttaaaatagGTTACACTGAATTTGTgtgataaaatttattatataaaccattattttaataggTTTCAAATTATGTTACACTGaaagtaaatgtaatatttactacataaaccattatattaaaatgtttcaaatttggaacACTGAATAAAGTGATTGAAATCactgtataaaaaaattattttaataggttTCAGAACACGTTAAACTGAATGTAGTtgtgaaacatttaatatattaaccATTATCTTAATACGTTTCAAAATAGATTAAACTGAATGTATTTGTGATAAAACttagtatataaatcattatgttAATAGTTTTCAAATTAGTGACACTGAATTTAGTGATAGAAGttagtatataaaccattattttaattgGTTTGAAATGACGTTACACAGAATgtagttattataaaatttagtgcataaaccattattttaataggTGTGAAATTAGGGTTACACTTTAGGTACAAGTGGTAAAATTTAGTATTTATCCCATTGTCATATAAATTACGTTAGAGTGAAGGCTATAGTGATGAAATTtagtatttaaaccattattttaataggTTTCAAATTAAAGTATCCTTACTTTACTTGTGATACAAcatagtatataaaaaaattattttaataggttTCAAATTAAGGACACTGAATATAGGGATAGAATTTAGTATATAACCAAATAATTTAATAGGTTTCATATTATGTTACACTGAATgtacttgtaataaaatttagtatATAAGCCACTCTTTTAATAGATTTTAAAGTAGGTACACTGAATGTAGggataaaattttgtatataaagaattactttaataGGTTTCAAAAAACGTTACACTGAatgtatttgttgtaaaatttagTACATGCACTGTTATTTAATAGGTTTTTAATTAGGTTACACTGAATATACTTGTCATAAAATCTAGTATATGAACAGTTATTTAAATAGGTTTCCAATTAGGTTACACTCAATGTTGTTGTGAAAAatatagtatataaacaattatattaataggTTTCAAATTTAGTTATGATGAAATttagtatataaaccattattttcatAGGTTTCAAATTAGGTTACAGTGAATATAGTTGTGATGAAATTTAATCTGTAAATCACTATATAGGTTTCACTTCTTTTGCCCATTACTTCAGGTTTtagctttgtgttaaataaaaatgctgtgtgaatgttatgtaatataataaacttgACAAGTTATTTCATGTAAACATTAGATAGCTAGTCAATATCTTAGTTTGCAAAGATCTCAAAAAGATCACATGGAATGTTCTCAGGTAGGATTCAAAGTACTGCTGGTTCAGAAATCTTTCACaacatattaacaataataatgctATCTGTATAGCATCAATCTCTTATCATCCTGTAGTTagtctgtttatttattaaactgaaaGGTGAATAACTGAAACCCCAGTTTATTTTCACactgtatttcaaacattacaacaCAGGGAAGGTGTACATTCTGTATTCAtagataatgataataaatatcaaggtaaaattatttcaaactttattttacacaaataatagGAACATTAAATTGAAGAATGgccaaaaaaaaatgtaaatgtgaCACGTCTGCCATATAGGTCTTAACAattttcagtaacatgtacatcaatacattttgatgtactgataaagaaataacataataTCTTACAGATTTACAATCAGACTGATACAGaaacttatttttacaaatatcagGATGCTGGCAAATGgaaggtgatttttttttccttttaaaccTGTTTTCACCCTATGCACATTACAAATTTATACAAACTGTAAAACACTACAGTACCTTCACTTTGACTCAGATCTAGATCCAATGAAGTGAAATACCAAATCTTATTAAAACTCCTGGTAAAAAATATAACCACACAAATGTTAACATTAAGTTTTTTGAAAAACGTTTTCAAAAAATACTAAATCTCTTTCTTTCAATAGATGATGTTTCCTCTTTCataatttcagtttcttttttaattatttaaaaattgtaaggTCCATATTTCTTTACTGGAAGCAACCCCATTATCATACAACAGTGTACAATATATAATAGTGAAATTACAACGTTACTTTATATACATCATGAAGATGGCAgatggaaattaaaaacaaaatgatctCCGAGGATGACCGGAAAAAAAGCAGTTACGAACGATTAGTAACAATGACGCCTGGCCGAGAGTAAGAAGTCACTGGTGGACAGTGAAACAATTGTTGCATCACGAGTTTATTTCTAGAGATATGAAGCTGAGAACTTGGAGTGGACTCAGAAGCTGACCTTGTTTGTTCGGGTGGTTCAGGATCATCACGGAACAAGTGATCACCTTCCAGATGCCGGATAGCTTCAACAATTGTTTCCAGATTCTGTCTTGATGTGCTGTTTCCTTTACACAGATTCTGTGGTTCCTTTGCCTCTGCCCTTGGTACCTGGACAACAGAATTACCATAAGTTGCATGAAGTACTTCTTCCGAGTTAGATTTCCTTCCAGACAAGTCCTGTGGAGATTCTGGTGCTCTGGAATTAGAAGACTTTATTCCCTCAGGTGAAACATCATCCTCTGGTCGTACACTGACTAACTGCTGCTGTGACGAAAACTGACTGACAAACCTTCCCATGAgacactgaaataaaaaacaagtttacTTTATACGCAGTTTATTTTCCTTAACAACTTACCATTTCTTGCTTAATAAGTTAAGCAaaaattttcaaatgaagaaaatataaaaaatgttatttcaataagGACACAAAGCATTCACGAACATATAACAGCAACAATTCAGATGGACTTCATAAGTAAATTTTCTCactatgtaaaaaacaacaataataacttgCAAGGTGAATACGGCTGTGAAATAATAACACTtcattaataatataagtattctaattatgagataaacaaatattgtacATACCTCTGATGTTTGGGTTTGATAGACCTGACTTTCCAAGTTCCGTGTCTGTTCTTCTAGTATCATCCGCAGCCTCCTCTCTCGATCTAGCTGGACACGAAGCTCTAACACTTCAGATTTCACTTCTTCCAAGTTGGATTTAGACTCTTGATGTGGACTCATATTTCCAATCCCTTCATCAGAAGACTCTGCAGTTGTAACTGAAAGACAATGTGGTCATGATAAATGAATGCACcaatgtaaaaataatagaaGCTAATTGCTAGGTGCATAAGCTCTTTCATCTTGTGCATAAAAGTCATAAGCTTCACAATAACAGAACACCTTTTAGGACAGTTTAcacatttagaaaattaatttttttaagagaCTGATGTGGGGCAAACTTCTGAACATAAACTAACAGTGTCATGAGCTATTTCAATAGATTAACAGTTAAACTATCCTTCAATCAAAAGAAGGAAACTAattcataattataataaataaactatctgTAGTTATATTAGTTTTTAGCATACTAAATATTATTCACCAAGTTAAACTTACAAATCTCTTGCATTAACAATAAATTACTAGTGACGATCTGCAGTGGTCAGATTTGGTATTTTACTGAATACTACGtctcataaaatgttttcaataatgaCCATGCTTCATCACTTCTCCAACACTGATACATTCTCAGCATCTTCAGGACACACTTCAACTAACACTGTACCTTCCAACATTGATACAGTTACAGTATCTTCAGGACACATACCATCTCACATTTTACCCAAGGAGGTTTTAAAGCTGGTCCACTAGATTTAGATTACAATGTGCTATCTCTATTTTTCTTCCATACAGCAAACTGTAATTCTCTTCATATTACATCAAATTATTCTTCATTAGGACAGTCCAGTCCCATTGCAACCATGATAATCCGAGCACTCTCCTGATGAGCATCATCCACAAGTGAAGGTGCCACCAGAAACACGATACAATCTGTATGTTCACTTACTGTAATACCTCCATCCATTCTAAATGAATTGCTACCAAATAATCAGTGAACAGTGATGCATGGATTATATCATTCACTTCTGGctcttttaaaacataaactatCAATTATTACAGAGACATAGAACCTCAATATACTTTTGAAATGTACATGTGCCAAATGATACCAGATGTAGTGTACCTCGACAAAACTCAACACAACTTGAGTAGCATGACAATCAACTGGACAAACTGAAACACGTCATCCCAACTTTAAACCTGACTCATTACAGTTTCCATACTGAGTGAATGTGCTACTAGCAATTCTCTAAGTCACTTATTACTTGGGATAGTCACTTTTAATAAATATCCATCTAGTGATCTGAAACCACACTCATATTCTTTCCAACACAAACCAAGAATGAGTTACCACTTATCTCTTTGTGTATGTGGTTCCCAACATTTGAACATAATATAAGTAGTAATTATTACACTTTAGAATTGGATTTTAGGATGCTCTTAAATATTTGGTTCtttcacattttgtattatttgtatatattggtATCATTTGTTTTACTACATACATTAAGATTTTGCACAGAAAGGTTTTGGACATCTACCCACCCACCACttctttatagatatatataattaataaaataaaaagagtaCATCATAAGAAAGAATACTGCGAATTTATCACAGCATATCCAAATCTTAGAtgaaaacagttaattttaattttactgagaacataaaacaaaatgaaaaagaccCATCACAGCTACAAAACAAGCATGTTTTACTTAGAAACATTGTAATGTCTTCaaaatacagtctttataaatgtttacaatatatgtatgtatatatattgggCTTTTCTTcagcaaatattttaatgaatatattttgacCAAGATTAGTTGCAATTGTccaactgtaaaaataaaataagtggcATTATACTTGTTAAAGATTACAGAAAGAAACTGTTTTTCTATTATAcaagtagaaaaaatattaaatttcaatcaAAAGACAATGATAAAGAATAGAAAATAAaggatatatttgatatattaatttatgtgaagtctgtattgtttatatttatgtaaaaattgtattgtttatgtttgtaggttttgaaaaacatatctgatttaagttatttgtgttttagttcAGTGATATTTCTACAACTGTAATTTAAATTCTCTCTAAAATTATGTCCTCAAAACCATGGAtccaatacaaaaaaaaatacagagaaagaaatggaACAGTTCAACgattgtaatgttttgttatcCACAGGTACAAACCtgtttgtgttttggtttatataaaacacaactgGCAAATATCAGTAACCAAATATATAGAAAATTCCGAGGTATGCATATGAGATATTACTGTTAACCTATCTAAGGTATGGTAAGGCATGGTTTAAACTTTGGCAAACAGCTGTTTAAATTCACCATCTTAAACTGCATGCAAAACTTTAATTTTGAGagacaaaaacatgaaaaaccaTGCCTTAGAAAGAAggctaattttttattattaattcaccATACTGACTTGGAGTTGCTTTCATAATTACTTACTGTGTTTGACTTTTTTCCTCTTGGGTAGAGGAGAATCAGTATTGCTTAATTCATTTTCTAGAGTGACCTGCGAGTTCAGCAGTCGCTTTAGTTGACAGTTCTGAGATAACAGTTTGGTCTTCTCTTGTTCTAGTTGATAAATATATTCTGATGTGTGTTGCAGAATGGCAGCCTGAAAATATGACCAACATttagttttacacaaaatatgtttCGATTTATCTTTCTTCTCTAAGGTTTTACcaattatttaactatatataacCTCAGCAAATACTATTCCAGAGGACCCAGAATTAAATTTCCTATTTGAAAATTGAATAATGAAGTTAAATGCTAAAATACGACAATTCAGTTTTCAACACCTTTAACCCaactcaaataatttttattgtcatgtcCAGTGGGTAATGTTACCCGGTAAAATGGCAATAGAGCGAGAAATAACACGACGCGATGGACTGGTCTGAATTGGTCACTCCCTAGCCTCCACATTTTCCTGGTATCACTTCACTAGACTTCTTTCATTGGGGGTATGTTAAAGACATTGTGTATCACCCACCAACAGCAAACTTGACAGACCTAGAGATCAGGATAACAGACGTTATCACCACTATAACTACCAACATGTTGCAACGAACGTGTAGTTAAAGTGAATATCTATTTTACGTGCTGAGAACCACTAACGATGCACATGAAGTTTACCGACAcgacaataaaaactgtatagctatatttctttattaatctaattattagaatttaaaataGGATAGACAGTTTTGAACAACTTGTATAATGGAGCAgtgttaacagtaaatatttcagTGTGTTAGTGAAGCATAACACAGGATTATTAACAGGACATAGTTCATTCTGTTGATGCGTTTAAACTTCACATTAAAAATCAActacttttggaaaaaaaaaatctcccATATTTCCTTCCACTTTTGTAACgattttttatctatttaaaaattcATGTTGTTAACAGACTGAATTTAGCTAAACTACTTATAATAATCATGTATCAATTATGCTGTCAATAAATCATATAT
This genomic window from Tachypleus tridentatus isolate NWPU-2018 chromosome 10, ASM421037v1, whole genome shotgun sequence contains:
- the LOC143230060 gene encoding transcription factor AP-4-like isoform X1, with protein sequence MALYQQNSVRKRTLQELKMQEEEGIGSLCRLGNQPISPKTQLEHEKRIRREIANNNERRRMQSINAGFQSLRALLPLNEGEKLSKAAILQHTSEYIYQLEQEKTKLLSQNCQLKRLLNSQVTLENELSNTDSPLPKRKKVKHITTAESSDEGIGNMSPHQESKSNLEEVKSEVLELRVQLDRERRLRMILEEQTRNLESQVYQTQTSECLMGRFVSQFSSQQQLVSVRPEDDVSPEGIKSSNSRAPESPQDLSGRKSNSEEVLHATYGNSVVQVPRAEAKEPQNLCKGNSTSRQNLETIVEAIRHLEGDHLFRDDPEPPEQTRSASESTPSSQLHISRNKLVMQQLFHCPPVTSYSRPGVIVTNRS
- the LOC143230060 gene encoding transcription factor AP-4-like isoform X2; protein product: MWRLGSDQFRPVHRVVLFLALLPFYRAAILQHTSEYIYQLEQEKTKLLSQNCQLKRLLNSQVTLENELSNTDSPLPKRKKVKHITTAESSDEGIGNMSPHQESKSNLEEVKSEVLELRVQLDRERRLRMILEEQTRNLESQVYQTQTSECLMGRFVSQFSSQQQLVSVRPEDDVSPEGIKSSNSRAPESPQDLSGRKSNSEEVLHATYGNSVVQVPRAEAKEPQNLCKGNSTSRQNLETIVEAIRHLEGDHLFRDDPEPPEQTRSASESTPSSQLHISRNKLVMQQLFHCPPVTSYSRPGVIVTNRS